From the Oryzihumus leptocrescens genome, one window contains:
- a CDS encoding phosphatase PAP2 family protein has protein sequence MLRRVGRGLLVGVLALVPVVVVAVLVRERFQPLIHVDDAAIRGATDVTRAHPALLRTLLVVQAVMQPVWVYLVAFATCAWVWARGLRSRALWAVATMLVGWFLGFLVKLVVQRARPVVSDPVSHSPGYSFPSGHAFNAALALTVVTVAVWPLAHRAVKAALLTVGSLVVVGTCLDRVFLGVHFPSDVVGGVILALALVAASWAGYRGPRQVAREAAHSIERSAP, from the coding sequence GTGCTGCGCCGGGTCGGGCGGGGGCTGCTGGTCGGGGTCCTCGCGCTCGTGCCGGTCGTCGTGGTCGCCGTCCTGGTGCGGGAGCGGTTCCAGCCGCTCATCCACGTGGACGACGCCGCGATCCGCGGAGCCACCGACGTCACCCGTGCGCACCCCGCCCTGCTCCGGACGCTGCTCGTGGTGCAGGCGGTGATGCAGCCGGTCTGGGTCTACCTCGTCGCGTTCGCCACGTGCGCCTGGGTCTGGGCACGCGGCCTGCGCTCACGGGCGCTGTGGGCCGTCGCGACCATGCTCGTCGGCTGGTTCCTGGGCTTCCTCGTCAAGCTGGTCGTGCAGCGGGCCCGCCCGGTGGTGAGCGACCCCGTGTCGCACTCCCCGGGATACAGCTTCCCCTCGGGGCATGCGTTCAACGCCGCGCTGGCCCTCACCGTCGTCACCGTCGCGGTCTGGCCGCTGGCGCACCGCGCCGTCAAGGCGGCGCTGCTGACCGTCGGGTCGCTGGTGGTCGTCGGGACCTGCCTGGACCGGGTCTTCCTGGGCGTGCACTTTCCTTCCGACGTCGTCGGTGGTGTCATCCTTGCGCTGGCCCTCGTCGCCGCGTCGTGGGCCGGGTACCGCGGTCCACGTCAGGTTGCCCGCGAGGCCGCCCACTCGATCGAAAGGTCCGCACCATGA
- a CDS encoding DinB family protein has protein sequence MARPTAPTPPPPDDKDWTWVLREPCPECGFDAAHVAGTQVPDVVRDSAARWAAVLARPDARLRPEPHVWSPLEYACHVRDVCRVFAERVHLMLTTDDPRFANWDQDATALAERYWEQDPAVVSAELTGAAELAAARFDEVTEEEWDRTGLRSNGSAFTVETLGQYFVHDLVHHGHDVGA, from the coding sequence ATGGCCCGTCCCACGGCACCGACCCCGCCGCCGCCCGACGACAAGGACTGGACCTGGGTGCTGCGCGAGCCGTGCCCGGAGTGCGGGTTCGACGCGGCCCACGTGGCCGGGACGCAGGTGCCCGACGTGGTCCGCGACAGCGCGGCGCGGTGGGCCGCGGTGCTGGCCCGCCCGGACGCCCGGCTGCGCCCGGAGCCCCACGTGTGGTCGCCGCTGGAGTACGCCTGCCACGTCCGCGACGTGTGCCGGGTCTTCGCCGAGCGGGTCCACCTCATGCTCACCACCGACGACCCGCGGTTCGCCAACTGGGACCAGGACGCCACCGCGCTGGCCGAGCGCTACTGGGAGCAGGACCCGGCCGTGGTGTCCGCCGAGCTGACCGGCGCCGCGGAGCTGGCCGCCGCCCGGTTCGACGAGGTCACCGAGGAGGAGTGGGACCGGACCGGTCTGCGCAGCAACGGTTCCGCGTTCACCGTCGAGACGCTCGGGCAGTACTTCGTCCACGACCTGGTGCACCACGGCCACGACGTGGGCGCGTGA
- the pheA gene encoding prephenate dehydratase codes for MRYGYFGPAGTFTEMALLRLPGVEDVERVPIASVEAALEAVRDGSVDAAVVPIENSVEGGVSATLDALSSGADLVVVHEVLVPITFVLAARAGTTLADIRGVGSHPHAWAQVRHWMGARLPEATYVPCLSTAAAAAGLAGDDTAYEAAVCAPVAAQAHGLQVLAEDIGDNRSAVTRFVLVARPGRLPEPTGADKTSVVLFQADDHPGGLLELLEQFAARGINLTRLESRPTGDALGRYCFSIDFEGHVNDERVGETLMGLRRVCADVRFLGSYPRADGAVVEVRPGTRDTDFTAARAWLRGLRNG; via the coding sequence ATGCGATACGGCTACTTCGGCCCCGCGGGGACGTTCACCGAGATGGCCCTGCTGCGCCTGCCCGGCGTCGAGGACGTCGAACGGGTGCCCATCGCCTCGGTCGAGGCGGCGCTGGAGGCGGTGCGCGACGGGTCGGTCGACGCGGCGGTCGTGCCGATCGAGAACTCCGTCGAGGGCGGGGTCAGCGCCACCCTCGACGCGCTGTCCTCCGGGGCCGACCTGGTCGTGGTCCACGAGGTGCTCGTGCCGATCACCTTCGTCCTGGCCGCCCGCGCGGGCACCACGCTGGCGGACATCCGCGGCGTCGGCAGCCACCCCCACGCCTGGGCCCAGGTCCGCCACTGGATGGGCGCCCGGCTGCCGGAGGCGACCTACGTGCCGTGCCTGTCCACCGCGGCGGCCGCGGCCGGGCTGGCCGGCGACGACACGGCATACGAGGCGGCGGTGTGCGCGCCGGTCGCGGCGCAGGCGCACGGGCTGCAGGTGCTGGCCGAGGACATCGGCGACAACCGCAGCGCGGTGACCCGGTTCGTGCTGGTCGCCCGCCCGGGCCGGTTGCCGGAGCCGACCGGGGCGGACAAGACGTCGGTGGTGCTGTTCCAGGCCGACGACCACCCCGGTGGCCTGCTGGAGCTGCTGGAGCAGTTCGCCGCCCGCGGGATCAACCTGACCCGGCTGGAGTCCCGGCCCACCGGCGACGCCCTCGGCCGCTACTGCTTCTCGATCGACTTCGAGGGCCACGTCAACGACGAGCGCGTCGGCGAGACGCTCATGGGGCTGCGCCGGGTGTGTGCCGACGTGCGCTTCCTCGGCTCCTACCCGCGCGCCGACGGGGCGGTCGTCGAGGTCCGGCCGGGCACCCGCGACACGGACTTCACCGCGGCGCGCGCCTGGTTGCGGGGCCTGCGCAACGGCTGA
- a CDS encoding SRPBCC family protein, with amino-acid sequence MAPPVYRFATTWRLPAEPERVYAVLADIERYDRWWPQVRRITRLDDESGDVQIRSVLPWTLHLHLRREVEDAGALRLRAAVRGHLHGWSSWELSPVPGGTHAAYRQEVELHAPVLRRASFLLRPALRANHAAMMRGGERGLEVHLTA; translated from the coding sequence GTGGCCCCACCGGTCTACCGCTTCGCCACGACGTGGCGGCTGCCCGCCGAGCCCGAGCGGGTCTACGCCGTCCTCGCGGACATCGAGCGCTACGACCGGTGGTGGCCGCAGGTCCGGCGGATCACCCGGCTGGACGACGAGTCCGGCGACGTGCAGATCCGCAGCGTGCTGCCATGGACCCTGCACCTGCACCTGCGCCGCGAGGTGGAGGACGCGGGCGCCCTGCGTCTGCGCGCCGCGGTCCGCGGCCACCTGCACGGCTGGTCCAGCTGGGAGCTGAGCCCGGTGCCGGGAGGCACGCACGCGGCATACCGGCAGGAGGTGGAGCTGCACGCCCCGGTGCTGCGCCGGGCGTCCTTCCTGCTGCGACCGGCGCTGCGGGCCAACCACGCCGCGATGATGCGCGGCGGCGAGCGCGGGCTGGAGGTCCACCTGACGGCCTGA
- a CDS encoding SRPBCC family protein yields the protein MRLQRSVTVDASPEKVFAYLSDFTTTAEWDPGTVRCVRTSGDGGVGTVYLNTSKFLRRETELTYTVLDVDPGRRVQLRGQNKTVTATDTIEVSPNGSGSDVLYTADFEFQGMVKFLMPLFMGALKKLGDEAEQGLRESLSRL from the coding sequence ATGAGACTGCAGCGCAGCGTGACGGTGGACGCCTCACCGGAGAAGGTCTTCGCCTACCTGTCGGACTTCACGACCACCGCGGAGTGGGATCCGGGCACGGTGCGGTGCGTGCGCACCAGCGGCGACGGCGGGGTCGGCACCGTCTACCTCAACACCTCGAAGTTCCTGCGCCGCGAGACCGAGCTGACCTACACCGTCCTGGACGTCGACCCCGGCCGCCGGGTGCAGCTGCGCGGCCAGAACAAGACCGTCACCGCCACGGACACGATCGAGGTCAGCCCCAACGGCTCCGGCAGCGACGTGCTCTACACCGCCGACTTCGAGTTCCAGGGCATGGTCAAGTTCCTCATGCCGCTGTTCATGGGCGCGCTGAAGAAGCTCGGCGACGAGGCGGAGCAGGGCCTGCGCGAGTCCCTGTCCCGCCTCTGA
- a CDS encoding HAD family hydrolase, whose translation MAERLVALDLDGTTVNHAGELSPVVRDAVRAVADAGVHVVIATGRSTVAAMPVIDALGLSHGFAVCSNGAVTLELDPSENGGYRFLDVVTFDPAPALNLLRERIPDAAVAVEELGVGFKLSKPFPDGELVGQLRVVEWEELVSAPATRVTLRSPEATAEEFMRLVGEAGLHEVSYAVGWTAWLDINPEGVSKGSALEQVRRHLSVEPAHTMAVGDQRNDLEMLHWAARGVAMGNAPDEVKAAADEVTGHVDDDGLVPVLRSLLD comes from the coding sequence ATGGCCGAGCGCCTGGTCGCCCTCGACCTCGACGGCACCACCGTCAACCACGCCGGGGAGCTCTCGCCCGTCGTGCGGGACGCCGTGCGCGCGGTGGCCGACGCCGGGGTGCACGTCGTCATCGCGACCGGCCGCTCCACGGTGGCCGCGATGCCGGTGATCGACGCGCTGGGCCTGTCCCACGGGTTCGCCGTCTGCTCCAACGGCGCGGTGACCCTCGAGCTCGACCCGTCCGAGAACGGCGGCTACCGCTTCCTCGACGTCGTCACCTTCGACCCGGCGCCGGCGCTGAACCTGCTGCGCGAGCGCATCCCCGACGCCGCGGTCGCGGTCGAGGAGCTGGGCGTCGGCTTCAAGCTGAGCAAGCCGTTCCCGGACGGCGAGCTGGTCGGGCAGCTGCGCGTCGTGGAGTGGGAGGAGCTGGTCTCCGCGCCCGCCACCCGTGTCACGCTGCGCAGCCCGGAGGCCACGGCGGAGGAGTTCATGCGCCTGGTCGGCGAGGCCGGGCTGCACGAGGTGTCCTACGCCGTGGGCTGGACCGCGTGGCTCGACATCAACCCCGAGGGCGTGTCCAAGGGCTCGGCGCTGGAGCAGGTGCGTCGCCACCTGTCGGTCGAGCCGGCGCACACGATGGCCGTCGGCGACCAGCGCAACGACCTGGAGATGCTGCACTGGGCCGCCCGGGGCGTGGCGATGGGCAACGCCCCCGACGAGGTCAAGGCGGCGGCCGACGAGGTCACCGGCCACGTCGACGACGACGGCCTCGTGCCGGTCCTGCGCTCGCTGCTCGACTGA
- the serS gene encoding serine--tRNA ligase, which yields MIDIRLLREDPEVVRASQRARGEDEGIVDAILSADERRRSSLTEFEQLRAEQKSFGKKVAAAKGEEKAALVAEAKKTSDRVKELQAAADEAEAELNALVRRVPNVVIEGIPSGGEDDYAVLETHGTARDFAAEGFEPRDHLELAEGLGALDMERGAKVGGSRFYFLTGVGARLELALLNMAVAQAVEHGFTPMITPTLVKNDVMAGAGFLDAHADEVYRLEADDLYLTGTSEVALAGYHADEILDLSGGPKRYAGWSTCYRREAGSYGKDTRGIIRVHQFQKVEMFSYCRPEDAEAEHQRLLDFEREMLAKIEVPYRIIDTAAGDLGGPAARKFDCEAWVPTQGRYRELTSTSNCTTYQARRLNVRERSESGATRIVATLNGTLATTRWLVAILENHQQPDGSVVVPQALRPFLGLDVLTPQG from the coding sequence GTGATCGACATCCGACTTCTGCGTGAGGACCCTGAGGTGGTGCGCGCCTCGCAGCGCGCGCGTGGCGAGGACGAGGGGATCGTCGACGCGATCCTGTCCGCCGACGAGCGCCGACGGTCGTCCCTGACCGAGTTCGAGCAGCTGCGGGCGGAGCAGAAGTCGTTCGGCAAGAAGGTCGCCGCCGCCAAGGGCGAGGAGAAGGCCGCCCTGGTCGCCGAGGCGAAGAAGACCTCCGACCGGGTCAAGGAGCTGCAGGCCGCCGCCGACGAGGCCGAGGCGGAGCTCAACGCGCTGGTGCGGCGGGTGCCCAACGTCGTCATCGAGGGCATCCCCAGCGGCGGCGAGGACGACTACGCCGTGCTGGAGACCCACGGCACGGCACGGGACTTCGCGGCCGAGGGCTTCGAGCCGCGGGACCACCTCGAGCTCGCCGAGGGCCTGGGCGCCCTCGACATGGAGCGCGGCGCCAAGGTCGGGGGGTCGCGCTTCTACTTCCTCACCGGGGTCGGTGCCCGCCTCGAGCTGGCGCTGCTCAACATGGCGGTGGCGCAGGCGGTCGAGCACGGGTTCACCCCGATGATCACGCCCACCCTGGTCAAGAACGACGTCATGGCCGGTGCCGGCTTCCTCGACGCCCACGCCGACGAGGTCTACCGCCTCGAGGCCGACGACCTCTACCTCACCGGCACCTCCGAGGTCGCCCTCGCCGGCTACCACGCCGACGAGATCCTCGACCTGTCCGGCGGCCCGAAGCGGTATGCCGGGTGGTCGACCTGCTACCGGAGGGAAGCCGGGTCCTACGGCAAGGACACCCGCGGCATCATCCGGGTGCACCAGTTCCAGAAGGTCGAGATGTTCAGCTACTGCCGGCCCGAGGACGCCGAGGCCGAGCACCAGCGGCTGCTGGACTTCGAGCGCGAGATGCTCGCCAAGATCGAGGTGCCCTACCGGATCATCGACACCGCTGCCGGTGACCTCGGTGGCCCCGCGGCGCGCAAGTTCGACTGCGAGGCGTGGGTGCCGACGCAGGGCCGCTACCGGGAGCTGACCTCCACGAGCAACTGCACGACATACCAGGCCCGACGGCTCAACGTGCGTGAGCGCTCGGAGTCGGGTGCGACCCGCATCGTGGCCACGCTCAACGGCACCCTGGCCACGACCCGCTGGCTGGTGGCGATCCTGGAGAACCACCAGCAGCCCGACGGCTCGGTCGTCGTGCCGCAGGCGCTGCGGCCGTTCCTCGGGCTCGACGTCCTGACCCCGCAGGGCTGA
- a CDS encoding diacylglycerol/lipid kinase family protein, translating to MLKDNAGWIAVLAILLVLLLAGAVTAASSRGARARVDQALQATRRFARRRPHRQHFRPEGAEVAEDKPRRAAIIINPTKFEDQSAVRRKIAKGCADAGWAEPLFIETTAEDTGEGQTRQALEEGVTVVCPLGGDGTVRAVASVLVGTETPLGLLPGGTGNLLARNLDLPVDDLSEALKVALTGQNKRVDVGRIRVDASGEHERPAEHVFLVMAGLGFDAAIMAGAPEALKARVGWLAYGVAGVRNLRGAQFKVRLKVDDELEISRRVRTVVVGNCGKLTGGLVLMPKAEVDDGWLDAVTLSPKGIVGWLAVAARVLTRTRKGHERVDHLRGRELSIRSDRPEEVQLDGDTIGKALALGIRVEPGALVVRV from the coding sequence GTGCTGAAAGACAACGCCGGGTGGATCGCCGTGCTGGCCATCCTCCTCGTCCTGCTGCTCGCGGGGGCCGTCACGGCCGCCTCGAGCCGTGGCGCTCGCGCCCGCGTGGACCAGGCGTTGCAGGCGACCCGCCGCTTCGCGCGGCGCCGCCCCCACCGGCAGCACTTCCGACCGGAAGGAGCTGAGGTGGCCGAGGACAAGCCCCGCCGCGCTGCGATCATCATCAACCCGACCAAGTTCGAGGACCAGTCGGCGGTCCGGCGCAAGATCGCCAAGGGCTGCGCCGACGCCGGCTGGGCCGAGCCGCTGTTCATCGAGACGACGGCCGAGGACACCGGCGAGGGCCAGACCCGGCAGGCACTCGAGGAGGGCGTCACCGTCGTCTGCCCGCTCGGCGGCGACGGCACGGTCCGCGCCGTGGCCAGCGTGCTGGTCGGCACCGAGACCCCGCTGGGCCTGCTGCCCGGCGGCACCGGCAACCTGCTCGCCCGCAACCTCGACCTGCCCGTCGACGACCTGTCCGAGGCGCTGAAGGTGGCCCTGACCGGGCAGAACAAGCGGGTCGACGTCGGCCGGATCCGGGTCGACGCCTCCGGGGAGCACGAGCGCCCCGCCGAGCACGTCTTCCTCGTCATGGCCGGGCTGGGCTTCGACGCCGCGATCATGGCCGGCGCCCCCGAGGCGCTCAAGGCGCGGGTGGGCTGGCTGGCCTACGGCGTCGCCGGCGTCCGCAACCTGCGCGGCGCCCAGTTCAAGGTCCGCCTCAAGGTCGACGACGAGCTGGAGATCTCCCGCCGGGTGCGCACCGTCGTGGTCGGCAACTGCGGCAAGCTCACCGGCGGCCTGGTGCTCATGCCCAAGGCGGAGGTCGACGACGGCTGGCTCGACGCGGTCACCCTCTCCCCCAAGGGCATCGTCGGCTGGCTGGCCGTGGCGGCCCGGGTGCTGACCAGGACCCGCAAGGGTCACGAGCGGGTCGACCACCTGCGCGGCCGGGAGCTGTCCATCCGCAGCGACCGCCCCGAGGAGGTCCAGCTCGACGGCGACACCATCGGCAAGGCCCTCGCGCTGGGCATCCGCGTGGAGCCGGGCGCCCTCGTCGTCCGGGTCTGA
- a CDS encoding lactate utilization protein B, giving the protein MPAFPQAAREALGNAQLRANLAHATGTIRAKRAAVVAEVEDWEELRLAGAAIKDATLLRLDEHLLRLEAALQARGALVHWARDAAEACAVVAEVARAHGVDEVVKVKSMATQEIGLNEALAAEGIAAWETDLAELIVQLGDDLPSHILVPAIHRNRAEIRDIFARAMGAAGRPAPADLTDDPARLAEAARLHLREKFLRARVAVSGANFAVADTGTLVVVESEGNGRMCLTLPEVLVSVVGIEKVVPTWSGLEVFLQLLPRSSTGERMNPYTSTWTGVTPGDGPQEVHVVLLDNGRTRALADEVGRQALRCIRCSACLNVCPVYERTGGHAYGSVYPGPIGAILNPLLRGVGQDAQTDSLPYASTLCGACFEVCPVRIDIPEVLVHLRSQVVDAHRGGLPRPEAVAMRGGAWAFARPRRWAFVERAGGLLGRAVGRLGVRRLPWPASAWTRARDLPPVPRRPFRSWWLREGSRS; this is encoded by the coding sequence ATGCCGGCGTTCCCCCAGGCCGCCCGCGAGGCCCTCGGCAACGCCCAGCTGCGGGCCAACCTCGCCCACGCCACCGGCACCATCCGCGCCAAGCGGGCCGCGGTGGTCGCCGAGGTGGAGGACTGGGAGGAGCTGCGGCTCGCCGGCGCCGCCATCAAGGACGCGACCCTGCTCCGCCTGGACGAGCACCTGCTGCGGCTCGAGGCGGCCCTGCAGGCCCGGGGCGCGCTGGTGCACTGGGCCCGCGACGCCGCGGAGGCGTGCGCGGTCGTGGCGGAGGTGGCGCGGGCCCACGGCGTCGACGAGGTGGTCAAGGTCAAGTCCATGGCCACCCAGGAGATCGGGCTCAACGAGGCACTCGCCGCCGAGGGCATCGCTGCCTGGGAGACCGACCTGGCCGAGCTCATCGTGCAGCTCGGCGACGACCTGCCCAGCCACATCCTCGTGCCGGCGATCCACCGCAACCGGGCCGAGATCCGCGACATCTTCGCCCGCGCCATGGGGGCGGCGGGACGCCCCGCGCCCGCGGACCTGACCGACGACCCGGCCCGGTTGGCCGAGGCCGCCCGGCTGCACCTGCGGGAGAAGTTCCTGCGCGCCCGGGTCGCCGTCTCCGGGGCGAACTTCGCCGTCGCCGACACCGGCACCCTCGTGGTCGTCGAGTCCGAGGGCAACGGCCGGATGTGCCTGACCCTGCCGGAGGTGCTGGTCAGCGTCGTCGGGATCGAGAAGGTCGTGCCGACCTGGTCCGGCCTCGAGGTCTTCCTGCAGCTGCTGCCGCGCTCGAGCACCGGCGAGCGGATGAACCCCTACACCTCCACCTGGACCGGGGTGACCCCCGGCGACGGCCCGCAGGAGGTGCACGTGGTGCTGCTCGACAACGGCCGCACCCGGGCGCTCGCCGACGAGGTGGGCCGCCAGGCGCTGCGCTGCATCCGCTGCTCGGCCTGCCTCAACGTGTGCCCGGTCTACGAGCGCACCGGCGGGCACGCCTACGGCTCGGTCTACCCCGGCCCGATCGGCGCCATCCTCAACCCGCTGCTGCGCGGCGTCGGCCAGGACGCCCAGACCGACTCCCTGCCCTATGCCTCGACGCTGTGCGGCGCCTGCTTCGAGGTGTGCCCGGTGCGCATCGACATCCCCGAGGTGCTGGTGCACCTGCGCTCGCAGGTCGTGGACGCGCACCGCGGCGGCCTGCCCCGGCCGGAGGCGGTGGCGATGCGGGGTGGGGCGTGGGCCTTCGCCCGACCCCGGCGCTGGGCGTTCGTCGAGCGGGCCGGCGGGCTGCTCGGCCGGGCGGTCGGCCGCCTCGGCGTGCGCCGCCTGCCCTGGCCGGCCTCGGCCTGGACGCGCGCACGCGACCTGCCACCGGTCCCGCGCCGGCCGTTCCGGTCCTGGTGGCTGCGCGAGGGGAGCCGGTCATGA
- a CDS encoding LutC/YkgG family protein — protein MSAREEVLARVRHALGGATRDTQVPRTYARERTLADPVGLFCERVADYRARVTRCGADEVAVAVEAALRGTERVVVPRDVPDEWARRVWQRVQDPGTAAGLDRVDAVLTTATVGIAVTGTVVLDHGPGQGRRALTLVPDRHVCVLRADQVVADVPAAVALLDPLRPQTWVSGPSATSDIELSRVEGVHGPRTLHVIVVG, from the coding sequence ATGAGTGCGCGCGAGGAGGTGCTCGCGCGGGTGCGCCACGCGCTGGGCGGCGCGACGCGCGATACGCAGGTGCCCCGGACGTATGCGCGGGAGCGCACCCTCGCGGACCCGGTCGGGTTGTTCTGCGAGCGGGTCGCGGACTACCGCGCCCGGGTGACCCGGTGCGGTGCGGACGAGGTGGCGGTCGCCGTGGAGGCGGCGCTGCGGGGCACCGAGCGGGTGGTGGTGCCCCGGGACGTCCCCGACGAGTGGGCCCGGCGGGTGTGGCAGCGGGTGCAGGACCCGGGCACGGCCGCAGGGTTGGACCGGGTGGACGCGGTCCTGACCACGGCCACCGTCGGCATAGCGGTGACCGGGACGGTGGTGCTCGACCACGGTCCCGGCCAGGGGCGACGGGCGCTGACGCTGGTGCCGGACCGGCACGTGTGCGTGCTGCGTGCGGACCAGGTGGTCGCCGACGTGCCCGCGGCGGTGGCGCTGCTCGACCCGCTGCGCCCGCAGACGTGGGTCAGCGGGCCGAGCGCCACCAGCGACATCGAGCTCAGCCGGGTCGAGGGCGTCCACGGCCCCCGCACCCTGCACGTCATCGTCGTCGGCTGA
- a CDS encoding (Fe-S)-binding protein codes for MVTCLGDALFPDVGRATVSLLRRLGVGVEVPTGQTCCAQPMVNTGYLEEAVPVVRTFVEAFAGYDAVVAPSGSCAGSVRHQHALVARRAGDPALAEAVARTAPRVHELSEFLTDVLGVEDVGATFAHRVTYHPTCHSLRLLDVGDRPTRLLRAVRGLELLELPHAQECCGFGGTFAVKNADTSVVIGQDKARHVLDTGAEVLVASDSSCLMHVGGILSRQRAGVRVMHLAEVLAATGSP; via the coding sequence ATGGTCACCTGCCTGGGCGACGCGCTCTTCCCCGACGTGGGCCGGGCGACGGTCTCGCTGCTGCGCCGCCTCGGGGTCGGGGTCGAGGTCCCCACCGGCCAGACGTGCTGCGCCCAGCCGATGGTCAACACCGGCTACCTCGAGGAGGCGGTGCCGGTGGTGCGCACCTTCGTCGAGGCGTTCGCCGGGTACGACGCGGTGGTCGCGCCGTCGGGGTCGTGCGCCGGGTCGGTGCGCCACCAGCACGCGCTCGTCGCCCGGCGGGCCGGGGACCCGGCGCTGGCGGAGGCGGTCGCGCGGACCGCCCCGCGGGTGCACGAGCTGAGCGAGTTCCTCACCGACGTGCTCGGCGTCGAGGACGTCGGCGCCACCTTCGCGCACCGGGTGACCTACCACCCGACCTGCCACTCGTTGCGGCTGCTCGACGTGGGCGACCGGCCCACCCGGCTGCTGCGCGCGGTGCGCGGCCTGGAGCTGCTCGAGCTGCCCCACGCGCAGGAGTGCTGCGGCTTCGGCGGCACGTTCGCGGTGAAGAACGCCGACACGTCGGTCGTGATCGGGCAGGACAAGGCCCGGCACGTGCTGGACACCGGCGCCGAGGTGCTCGTCGCCAGCGACAGCTCCTGCCTCATGCACGTCGGCGGCATCCTGTCGCGCCAGCGCGCCGGCGTGCGGGTCATGCACCTGGCCGAGGTCCTGGCCGCCACGGGGTCGCCGTGA
- a CDS encoding phosphatase PAP2 family protein, protein MTVLTRWSPPTERERPGAGAVAKSLLLRVVLPGILIWAVICGIGLLLAGPLKSVEDTENSVNKALARGRTATMNSVTAVWSHIGNTEIVIGVCVVACIVLLVLTRRWWVAIIPAIAIALQASTFVGATLVVGRDRPTVPHLDPAPPTSSYPSGHVGASTALYVSFILLASRIERVWLRNTLITIFAVIPVLVAYARLYRGMHHVSDVLVGFANGLVCALLARWCIREADGGRTAPV, encoded by the coding sequence ATGACCGTCCTCACCCGCTGGTCCCCGCCCACCGAACGCGAGCGCCCCGGCGCCGGGGCGGTGGCCAAGAGCCTGCTGCTGCGCGTCGTGCTGCCGGGCATCCTCATCTGGGCGGTCATCTGCGGGATCGGGCTTCTGCTGGCCGGGCCGCTGAAGTCGGTCGAGGACACCGAGAACTCGGTCAACAAGGCGCTGGCCAGGGGCCGCACCGCGACGATGAACTCGGTCACCGCCGTCTGGTCGCACATCGGCAACACCGAGATCGTCATCGGCGTGTGCGTGGTCGCCTGCATCGTGCTGCTGGTGCTGACCCGGCGCTGGTGGGTGGCGATCATCCCGGCGATCGCGATCGCCCTGCAGGCCTCGACGTTCGTCGGCGCCACCCTGGTCGTCGGCCGGGACCGCCCCACCGTGCCGCACCTCGACCCCGCCCCGCCGACCTCGAGCTACCCCAGCGGCCACGTGGGCGCCTCGACCGCGCTGTACGTCTCGTTCATCCTGCTGGCCTCGCGGATCGAGCGGGTCTGGCTGCGCAACACGCTCATCACGATCTTCGCCGTGATCCCGGTGCTGGTGGCGTACGCCCGCCTCTACCGCGGCATGCACCACGTGAGCGACGTCCTGGTCGGCTTCGCCAACGGGCTCGTCTGCGCCCTGCTCGCCCGCTGGTGCATCCGCGAGGCCGACGGCGGCCGCACCGCGCCGGTCTGA
- a CDS encoding TMEM165/GDT1 family protein, with the protein MSALAIAATAFVLIFPIELPDKTFIATLVLATRYKPLAVWVGVTAAFLVQTVVACTLGGLLAHLPRTPVEVVAGLLFLVGAIILWRGAAHAEAEEAETEHEFAAKARAGVHGWRAVGASFLVLFVAEWGDLSQLLTAGLVVRYNAPVPVGIGAFLALATVSALGAVLGRTLLKRIRLGTLHRVGAGLCLLMFGLTALQVAGVDLIA; encoded by the coding sequence ATGAGTGCCCTCGCCATCGCCGCCACCGCCTTCGTGCTGATCTTCCCGATCGAGCTGCCGGACAAGACTTTCATCGCCACGCTCGTGCTGGCCACGCGCTACAAGCCGCTGGCGGTCTGGGTCGGGGTCACCGCGGCGTTCCTCGTGCAGACCGTCGTCGCCTGCACCCTCGGCGGGCTGCTCGCGCACCTGCCGCGCACCCCGGTGGAGGTCGTGGCCGGCCTGCTCTTCCTCGTCGGCGCCATCATCCTGTGGCGCGGGGCCGCCCACGCCGAGGCGGAGGAGGCCGAGACCGAGCACGAGTTCGCCGCCAAGGCCCGCGCCGGCGTGCACGGCTGGCGCGCGGTGGGGGCCAGCTTCCTCGTGCTGTTCGTCGCCGAGTGGGGCGACCTGAGCCAGCTGCTGACCGCCGGCCTCGTGGTGCGCTACAACGCCCCGGTGCCCGTCGGTATCGGCGCCTTCCTGGCCCTGGCCACGGTGTCCGCACTCGGCGCGGTGCTCGGCCGGACCCTGCTCAAGCGGATCCGGCTCGGCACCCTGCACCGGGTCGGTGCCGGGCTGTGCCTGCTGATGTTCGGGCTGACCGCCCTGCAGGTCGCCGGCGTGGACCTCATCGCCTGA